The Anastrepha ludens isolate Willacy chromosome 2, idAnaLude1.1, whole genome shotgun sequence genome contains a region encoding:
- the LOC128862686 gene encoding probable cytochrome P450 313a4, translated as MSVLISLNSVILAAAILFLYASWSLYMKRRSFRHITSKIPTRYGIPFIGIAYEFLDLTKVYKNASRGFDKIKSLTACVWVANTPIVITIDPEVIKHVTTSPEFLNKARDLYAHFHNGVINGLIVNPVKKWKPDRKAITPFLSHNNILSFFPFFNDNAKNVLRKLTDLAGRGEEDVYGIIKAMGLQLSILTIMGIKIEEGTQKYNEIMNSFNILVHRMADNSVYSSVGLGFLTQTPTYNRTIKYLRELVRSLIKETLARQSDEDKFEEGRQTLIDLTLKVMRQGHFTANDVEIESFTMIAASYETSAIAVYSTIVMLAMHPEIQERAFQEVYSVYPDKVTSVEYDELKKLPYLDMVIAESLRLAPPIPYIGRQTVNETELWPGLTLPKEMQVIIPIYELHRRKELWGPEAARFNPDNFLPDNIAKRHPCSYMAFSKGPRNCIGFRYADVTLRVLLITLLRSLKFSTTFRYEDIVFMPRVTLSYEKEPLLSIELRDC; from the exons ATGAGTGTCTTAATTTCATTGAATTCGGTAATCCTTGCCGCTGCAATTCTATTCCTTTATGCCAGTTGGTCGTTGTATATGAAACGAAGATCCTTTCGACATATAACCTCCAAAATACCAACGCGTTATGGAATACCTTTCATTGGCATCGCATACGAGTTTTTGGATTTAACCA AGGTTTATAAAAACGCCAGTCGTGGTTtcgataaaataaaaagtttaaccGCTTGCGTGTGGGTTGCCAACACTCCCATTGTTATTACCATCGATCCCGAAGTGATCAAACATGTCACAACTTCACCGGAGTTTCTCAACAAAGCCAGAGATTTGTACGCCCACTTCCATAATGGTGTAATTAATGGGCTCATCGTGAATCCAG TGAAAAAATGGAAGCCTGATCGCAAAGCTATAACTCCATTCTTGAGCCACAATAACATCTTAAGTTTTTTCCCGTTTTTCAACGATAATGCAAAGAATGTCTTGCGGAAGCTAACCGACTTGGCTGGACGCGGTGAAGAAGACGTCTATGGAATTATCAAAGCAATGGGCTTACAGTTGAGCATTT TAACTATTATGGGTATTAAGATAGAGGAGGGCACCCAGAAGTACAACGAGATTATGAATTCCTTTAACAT CTTAGTTCACCGCATGGCAGATAATTCTGTTTACTCCTCCGTGGGTCTTGGCTTTCTGACCCAGACGCCAACGTATAATagaacaattaaatatttacgaGAATTAGTGCGCTct tTAATAAAAGAAACACTCGCACGACAATCCGATGAGGACAAATTCGAAGAGGGTAGGCAAACGCTGATTGATTTGACGCTGAAAGTTATGCGCCAAGGACATTTCACAGCCAACGATGTGGAAATCGAGAGTTTCACAATGATTGCGGCG tCCTACGAAACCTCAGCGATTGCAGTCTACTCAACAATTGTGATGCTGGCAATGCATCCGGAAATTCAAGAACGAGCTTTTCAAGAAGTCTATTCCGTATATCCAGACAAAGTCACATCAGTGGAATATGATGAATTGAAGAAACTTCCTTACTTGGATATGGTTATAGCAGAGTCATTGCGTTTGGCTCCACCCATACCCTACATCGGCCGGCAGACAGTTAATGAAACCGAACTTTGGCCAGGCCTTACGCTTCCAAAAGAAATGCAGGTCATAATTCCAATTTACGAACTACATAGACGCAAAGAACTCTGGGGTCCCGAGGCAGCACGTTTCAATCCCGATAACTTTTTGCCCGACAATATTGCAAAGCGTCATCCGTGTTCCTATATGGCTTTCTCGAAAGGACCGCGAAACTGCATAG GTTTTCGTTATGCTGACGTCACATTGCGTGTGCTCCTGATAACTTTGCTGCGTAGTCTGAAATTCTCAACCACTTTTAGATATGAAGATATCGTCTTTATGCCAAGAGTTACTTTGTCTTATGAAAAGGAGCCGCTACTAAGCATAGAGCTCAGAGATTGTTAA